GTCGGCCAAGCTGCTGCCCGCCACCGTCGAGTTCGTCGACATCGCCGGCATCGTGCGCGGCGCCTCGCAGGGCGAGGGCCTGGGCAACAAGTTCCTCGCCCACATCCGCGAGTCGGCCGCGATCTGCCAGGTCACCCGTGTGTTCCGCGACGAGGACGTCACCCACGTCGACGGCGAGGTCAACCCCGCCAACGACATCTCGACGATCCAGACCGAGCTGATCCTCGCCGACCTCGAGACGGTCGAGAAGGCGATCGCCCGGCTGGAGAAGGAGTCGCGCAAGGTCAAGGACCTCGTCGCGAACCTCGAGGCCGCCAAGGAGGCGAAGGACGCGCTCGAGTCGGGCACGCCGATCATCGCGACGTCCATCGACCGCGGCCTGCTGCGCGAGCTGTCGCTGCTGACCGCGAAGCCGTTCATCTACGTCTTCAACTGCGACGCCGACGAGCTCGCCGACGAGGACCTCAAGCAGAAGATGCGCGAGATCGTCGCGCCCGCCGAGGCGATCTTCCTCGACGCCAAGTTCGAGGCCGACCTCGCCGAGATGGACGACGACGCCCTGGCCCACGAGATGCTCGCCGAGATGGGCGTCACCGAGTCCGGCCTCGACCAGCTCGCGCGCGTCGGCTTCGACACCCTCGGACTGCAGACCTACCTGACCGCCGGCCCCAAGGAGACGCGGGCCTGGACGATCAAGAAGGGCGCGACCGCTCCCGAGGCCGCCGGTGTCATCCACACCGACTTCCAGAAGGGCTTCATCAAGGCCGAGGTCGTCTCCTTCGACGACCTGATGTCCGCCGGCACCATGCTCAAGGCCCGCGAGGCCGGCAAGGTGCGCATGGAGGGCAAGGACTACGTGATGGCCGACGGCGACGTGGTGGAGTTCCGCTTCAACGTCTGACGGCGGCGCGGGTCAGCCGAGCGGCTCGACCGAGACGACGTCCCACTGGAGGGCGCGGGTCTCGCGGGTGGCGCGGCAGGTGAGACGTGCCGCCTCGGGTCGACGGCTGCTCCGGACGACGACCCGGGCGCGGCCGGCCACGTCGACCGTCCACGTCCCCGCGTCGAGGTCCCCGCCCTGCTCGACCACGCGGGCCACCAGCTGCGCCACGTCGACGGACCCGAGCCGGTCCAGGGCGGTCGCGATCGCGACCTGCTCGGCCGGGTGCTTCCCGGCCACGCCGCGCAGCCAGGTCGTGTCCGGCGTGCCGGCCAGGTGGGTCTCGACCACGCGGACCGCCTCGTCGGACGGCATCCCGGCGTAGCAGGCGAGGTCGGGGAGCAGCAGGACGTTGGGGGCGAACCGGTCGCCGCCGAGGTGGCTGCACTCCCACGTCGCCTCCGGCCACCGCGCGGACAGCGCCTCCGCGACCGGGCGCCCCTTGACCGCGCAGCACACGTCGTGGACGCCGTGCGTGCAGACGAGCGCGAGCGGGCCTTCGTACGCCGTCCCGCCGGCTGGGTCGAGGCTCACCAGCAGGTCGTCGGGCTCGGTCCAGCGGCCCGCCCGCAGGTGTCCGTCACGGAGGCAGAACCACCGTCGCGGGCCGTCGAGCCTTTCGTGCGCGCCTGCCCGGCCGTGGCGGCGCACGAACACGGTGCGCAGTTCCGGGTGACCCAGCCGCCGCAGCAGGGCGTCGGGGAGGTCGGCGCCGAAGGGCGCGCTCACCGGCCACGGCGCGGGGTGCTCGACGAGGAGCCAGTCGCGCTGCGGGGGAGCGGTGCCGAGCATCGGGTCCCCGCGGTCGGCGGCCTCGTCCGAGCAGCGGAAGGTCATCCCGCGACGACCAGCCCCGCCTCGACCAGCGTGCGGGCGTGGTGCAGCCCGAGCTCGCCGGCGAGCACGGTCTCGCCGGCGAGGAGGCGCTTCGCCACGTCGACGTCGAGGTCCGCGACCGGCACCGACTCGGCGCGCGAGGTGAGCGTCGTCCCGTCGATGCGGGCGTCGAGGTGACCGCGCAGCCGGAGGGAGGTCGACGCGTCCAGCGACGCGCTGAGGGCGTGCTGCGCGAGCGGTCCCACCGGCGCCGGTCGCTGGGTGCCCAGGCGACGGGTGCGCATCCGCTCGGCGAGGACAGCCGCGTCGAGCCCGTCGAGGGCGTCGCGGAGCTTGGCGGTGAGGAGGTCGGCGTCGAGGTCACCGGGCGCCAGGTCGGTGCCGAGGGGCAGCGACCCGCGCGCCTCCTCGTCGTCGGCGAGCCCGGCCAGGGCGAGGGCGACGATCTCCTCGGCGACGGCGTACCGGGTCCAGCTGTGGAGGCCGAGGGTCAGGTGGATGGTGAGCCCACCGAGTGCGGTCGCGGAGTGGAGGTAGCCGCGCGGGAGGTAGAGGACGTCGCCCGGCTCGAGGACCGCGTCGATGACCGGATCCTGAAGCGCCGCCTCGCGGACGGCGTCGCGGCGGTCGGTCCAGGGCTGGTCGCGCAGCGGCGAGGGGTGCACCGGAGCGTGGATGGACCACCGCTTGCGGCCGGCGACCTGGAGGACGAAGACGTCGTGCACGTCGTAGTGGTCGTCGAAGCCCTGGTTCTGCGGGGGCGTGACGTAGGCGTTGGCCTGCACGGGGTGTCCGAGGTCGGCGGCGAGCTGCTGGCAGAAGTCGATGACCGGCGGCCAGACCCGGTGGAGGGCCTGCAGGACGATCGTGGACCCGCCCGCGAAGAGCGCCGTCAGCTTGGTGTCGCTGACCTGGTCGGCGATGCCGGCGCCCGTGCCGCCGGGCGCGGTGAAGGCGGCGTTGGGGAGGGTGCTCCCGGCCTTGGCGACCCGGAGGAACGGCGTGCGCAGACCGCGCTCGGAGAGGAGCTCGTCGACCGA
This genomic interval from Nocardioides palaemonis contains the following:
- a CDS encoding cupin domain-containing protein; the encoded protein is MSHAPDDSGSGSSGPAVGAPADRPALARVVGDVEAFARTTWGREPLLRTGADGSAFADLLSEASVDELLSERGLRTPFLRVAKAGSTLPNAAFTAPGGTGAGIADQVSDTKLTALFAGGSTIVLQALHRVWPPVIDFCQQLAADLGHPVQANAYVTPPQNQGFDDHYDVHDVFVLQVAGRKRWSIHAPVHPSPLRDQPWTDRRDAVREAALQDPVIDAVLEPGDVLYLPRGYLHSATALGGLTIHLTLGLHSWTRYAVAEEIVALALAGLADDEEARGSLPLGTDLAPGDLDADLLTAKLRDALDGLDAAVLAERMRTRRLGTQRPAPVGPLAQHALSASLDASTSLRLRGHLDARIDGTTLTSRAESVPVADLDVDVAKRLLAGETVLAGELGLHHARTLVEAGLVVAG
- the ychF gene encoding redox-regulated ATPase YchF, yielding MALTIGIVGLPNAGKSTLFNALTKNDVLAANYPFATIEPNVGVVGVPDERLARLAEVFESAKLLPATVEFVDIAGIVRGASQGEGLGNKFLAHIRESAAICQVTRVFRDEDVTHVDGEVNPANDISTIQTELILADLETVEKAIARLEKESRKVKDLVANLEAAKEAKDALESGTPIIATSIDRGLLRELSLLTAKPFIYVFNCDADELADEDLKQKMREIVAPAEAIFLDAKFEADLAEMDDDALAHEMLAEMGVTESGLDQLARVGFDTLGLQTYLTAGPKETRAWTIKKGATAPEAAGVIHTDFQKGFIKAEVVSFDDLMSAGTMLKAREAGKVRMEGKDYVMADGDVVEFRFNV
- a CDS encoding sucrase ferredoxin; translated protein: MTFRCSDEAADRGDPMLGTAPPQRDWLLVEHPAPWPVSAPFGADLPDALLRRLGHPELRTVFVRRHGRAGAHERLDGPRRWFCLRDGHLRAGRWTEPDDLLVSLDPAGGTAYEGPLALVCTHGVHDVCCAVKGRPVAEALSARWPEATWECSHLGGDRFAPNVLLLPDLACYAGMPSDEAVRVVETHLAGTPDTTWLRGVAGKHPAEQVAIATALDRLGSVDVAQLVARVVEQGGDLDAGTWTVDVAGRARVVVRSSRRPEAARLTCRATRETRALQWDVVSVEPLG